Sequence from the Eleutherodactylus coqui strain aEleCoq1 chromosome 13, aEleCoq1.hap1, whole genome shotgun sequence genome:
AATTTGCAAACACGGTAttaataaatgataaaaataGATTTGATATTTAGGGTTTTTAATGATCTGATACTAATCTATTCTTTATCACCAGGTATGAGAGCGAACTTAATCTGTGCAAGAGTGTTGAGGCAGATACAAATGGTCTTCGTAAGGTCTTGGATGATCTTACCTTGAGTAAATCTGACTTAGAGATGCAAATTGAAAGCCTGACAGAGGAGTTGGCTTTGCTCCAGAAGAATCATGATGAGGTAAGCATGTTTTTAAAGGAAATGTCCTATTTTGACATTTTCTTTTTTCAGATTCTATTAAAGCTTATACATGAATAGCCATCTCTTTCAGGATGTGTTTACATTGCTTTGTAGGTATACTGTGTGTTACATTTGTACAGAGCGCAATTACGGTGTCCCCAATGGATGTCACCAACACATCAGACCTAGATGAAACCAAAGTACACTATGGACAAAAATAGACATCTATTATCATACCAAAAAGCAGGGAACACAAAATAGGTCAAGTAACAGAAATATAGAAAGAGGAACTCGATCCCTAACCAAATTTTATGTGGTAGACCTTGCCTAGAAGCATGATGATTGCCCTGATAGAGGcagccccacatcaggaacctagggGGCATAGGCTGTTCttagatggaggagaaggaagatgTTCAATGTAAATGGAAAGAGCAATGTATGTAATACAGTATAAGGTTGAGGTGAATGAAccccacacagaataaatagccACAGGTACTTAGCTGACAGAAGTCTGCTGCCTCACCAAACATCTCAGGCAGGACAATTAACAGCACCCATGTAGAGGCAGGCCTGGATTAAATACACTTCCATCATGGCTGATTAGCCGGTTAGGGGAAATACCTCTCTCTTGCTCAATTAGTCCATACACCACATGAGATGTTGAAGCAGGAAAGAGATGAAGCGAAGATTAAACATTGAGGAATTTCCGATAAACATCACCTACTGTAGTACCAAGAAACACTGAGGATTTTTGCCAGATGAAATAAAAGGGCCTTCTACAGGGACAAGAAAGTAGCACTTCTGGCACCCCATGGCAAATGACAAGAGGCATGTACCTAAGGTGCAATCATATGGGCCGGCGCTGacgttgtgatgtcaccctggctCCACTTCCTGACTGCAGCCGGCACACCACCACACTGTGCTTTATATATAGTTCATGGGATTTTCAGTCTTTTTTAGATTAAGTTATGGTTTCTACATCGAGAATGGACATATAAATAGGTGGTACAGAGGTTGCAATCACACCTAGTCCCTTGTGTTTAAATGGGTAGAAAGGTCCTTCTACCAGAAAAGAGAGCAGTAGTGCTGcactataaatggcacatgatggTTGGGTGCCCTGGTACAGGTTGCATTGGGTCCCcttagcttcaagttacacctctgatctcAGCCAATATTCATTTGTCGATACTTTACCTAAATATTATATTATTTAAGCCTGCTGTAAACATTTATTGCCTACTTAAAAGTTGCATGAGGGTGTAAACATCTAAATAGTAACAGGCATGCAAAGGTAGAAACAAGTCTACAGAAACAATGTGGGAAAAATGAGGCTAAACAAGGTCTACTATAGTATGTTTCATCTTTGTGCAAACACTAATAAGGCTCTTCATACATTTTATTAGTTGTAAGAAGCTACATTTCTATTCTTTAGGACACAAAGTCTAACCAGGGAACCACTGCTGGCCAAGTCAATGTTGAAATGGATGCAGCCCCAGGAAAGGATCTGACAAAGATACTCAATGACATGAGAAGTGAGTATGAAGCCCTTGCAGAGAAGAACCGCAAAGATGCTGAGGATTTGTACAACAAACAGGTAAATTTCCGTACTGTCTCCATACTGAGCAGGAACTTTTCTGAAGTTGGTAATATAACTTCTATTATTTTGTACTTTCCAGAGTAGTCAAATAAGTCAACAGATCAATGTAGGAGTCCAACAGGAGCAGTCAAACAAGACAGAGATTACTGACCTGAAGCGTACTCTTCAATCTCTGGAAATGGAGTTACAATCACAGTATGCAATGGTAAGATGCCATCATCCATCATAGAGACTAACTCACAGTTTTCTCATCTATGAATCTTGGCTTGTAAGAGATTAACTATGTTCCTGTCTTGAACTTCAACTTATTGATGGGCTCCAAACATCAGGTTGGCCATTAAGTTGAGGGTACATAGCAAACACAGCTCTTATTGAAGTAGATACCATCAAGACCTGAAGGCAGAGAAAAGTGCCATAAGCACTGGGGCTAAGGAACCAAGATCAGATAATTAGCTGGCAGGAAATACATAATACAGTGCCATATAAAAGCACCAGACCGTGGCACATTGAGTGCCTATGGCTTTGTTGTACAGAGTTGTAGGGACTGGGGCAGAGATATATGGCAGTTCTGAGAAGCCAGTCACATGTAGAAATCTTGATGTGTGAATTAAGAGTTAATAAACATTTTTATATGTTAAATCAGAAACAATCCTTGGAGCAATCATTGGCAGAAAAAGAAGGTAGCTACTGCCAGCAAATATCACAAATCCAAGTAGTAATCAGCAGCGTGGAAGAGCAGTTGGAGCAGATAAAGGATGAAATGACATGCCAGAAGACTGAGTATGATGCACTCTTGGATGTCAAAGTCCGTCTTGAACAGGAGATTGCGACCTATCAGCAGCTTTTGGAGCAAgggtaaatacaaaaaatgtgacTAATGACACAAGGTTTAAGTAATGTTCCATTCTTAATACATGTTCCTTgtcttacagggattctgatgcTGGACAAGCCACATCACAAGGCAGCACAACCGCAACTACTACTCAAGGTTCCCGAGCTGGAAGCACATCAGTCTCATCTTCTAGAGCTTCTACAACTCAGAGCTCAAGGTCTACACCTTCAACTTCTCAAACTTCACGAGCAGGAAGTACAGGTTCTGGAAGTGGAGGCTCTAGTGCTTCAGATACATCTGGAAGTAGAGGTTCTACTGGCTCACGTGTTTCTAGTCAGACCCCTACTACTCCATCATCTTCTTCAACTAGAAGTCAACCCAGCTCTTCTAGCTCTGGAAGTGTAAGTTCTGGTGGTTCAACCTCCAGTGCATCATCTACTTCTAGTACTGCTAGTGCAAGATCTGGTGGTCAAAGCTCTAGTACACCAACCACTTCTAATACTGCTGATGCAAGATCTGGTGCACAAAGCTCTAGTACACCAACCACTGCTGGTGCAAGATCTGGTGGTCAAAGCCCAAGTGCATCATCTACTTCTGATACTTCAGAAGGTAAAGAGATCTCTATTTATCAATATATCAGTACTGTCAAAGTCTCATGAGCTTGTTTTGAGGTCCAATTGTATACTGGGGGGTATTACTGGGTGCTTTTGACTGATTTCACAGTATGATCACCCTCAAAATCTTAGCATATAGAACTAGTAACTATGTATTGCTCTATGTAATACTATTTGCACTAAAGCAGAGAAGAAACTTCAGCCTATACACTGGTAGAGACCATTGATGTCTTATATTATTCTTGTAAAGTCATAGATCTTATTAAGTCCATCAGTAGTACCATTATAGTAGTGGTAGTAACAGTTGTGCTGGTGGTAATAGTATTAGTAGCAGTTATATTAGTGGCGGTACTAGTAAATACTGCTGCTTGTCATGATCGTCCAGGCTATTAAATTGGGCCAATTTTCGCTAAATCCATTTTGTGGAAAAAATCACCGAAAACTCAGATTTCCCAGAAAGATAGACTATGTGTGTGTAGgagaagtacaaaaaaaaataccacaaagAGAGCATAAAAACTTCATactgatgttgcccttggtctgaATTGACCCTGGGACCCCAGCTCTTCAAGGCaatagtactaaccactgagctacattcaTTGAAAGCACACTCACTAAGGCACACTCActtagggggttggaccagatgaccctggagatcccttccaaccattctatgattctaaggcaAAATTattgaacccaatttttacttccATTGGCCTTAGAGGGAATCAGGATCGGGCCATCATGATTCTGGATTATTTTTGGGATATCGGGCTGATCACTTCCGACCTGATTATTGGTAGTGGTAGTAGCTGTAGGTGTACTCATGGTACAAGTAGCTGTGGTACCGGTAGTGGTTGTACTGTTAGCAGTAGTACCAGTTGTAATCATGGTATTAGTAGTATTAGTGGTACTACTAGTAGTAGCCCTGGcagtggtagtagtagtagttgcAGTGGTGGTACTGTACtagtattagtagtggtataAGTACTAGTAGTAGCTGTTTTAGTTCTAGTGGTAGTATTAGCAGTAGTGGTAGCAGTTGTAGAGGCAGTAGTATTTGTTGTGGTTGTGGTCCTAAGTAGTTGTAATTGTAGTGGCGGTAGTAGTAGTAATTgtagtattattagtagtagtggtAGTAGTTGTAGTGGTTATGCTAGTAGTAGGTATAGTGGTGCTTCTAGCAGTAGTGATAGTAGTTGTAGTGGTAGTAGTTATAGTTGTGATACCACTAGTAGTAGTAGTGATAGTAGCAGTTGTGGTGGTGGTAGGAAATGTTGTAGTTGTGGTAGTAGTTGTATTAGTTATAGTTATGATAAAAGTAGTGGTTTCAATTGTAGTAGTGGTACTAGTAGCTGTAGTGGTAGAAGTTATAGTTATGATACTAGTAGTAGTAATGGTTGCCATTGTATTGGTAGTAGTTGTAGTTGTGataccagtagtagtagtagtgatagTAGcagttgtggtggtggtggtaaatGTTGTAGTTGTAGTTGTATTAGTTATAGTTATGATAGTAGTAGTGGTTTCAATTGTAGTAGTGGTACTAGTAGCTGTAGAGGTAGACGTTATAGTTATGAtactagtagtagtaatagttgcAATTGTAGTGCTAGTAGTTATAGTTGTgatcagtagtagtagtggtagtaCTAATAGCAGTTGTAGGTGTACTGGTGGTACTAACAGTAGCAGTAATACTAGTTGGTGTAGTGGAGGTACTACTAATTGTAATGGCAGTAGTATTTGTTATAGTGGGGATAGTAGTTATATGATTTTTAACACCTTTTATTGCTCTTTATTCTTATAGGAAAAACTAGGAGGACAGTCGTGAAAACCGAAACCTACGTTGATGGTAACATAGTGGAAACGAAAACCGAAGAGATTGAAGAAACAGTGAAACACTAATGCAAAAACCAGAACATGGGAAGCTGCAGAAGTACAGTTGTACTCATCTATTGCTGATATGGGTTCTTAGCTTTTCCTGTCCTTTTCCACATGTCTACATGTTTCTTCTTTAATGCAATAAATTCCTGGAGCAATGACTTTGTGTGTGACCCAGTATGGGATTGTTTTTTTACTGTCGTTCTGAATGGCCATTTGGACTAGACAGCTTAGCCACAATTAGCAGAGGGATATTGAAGAAACTAATATTGAAGAATGTGATGCAAATCATAGAGAGGACAAATGTAGAACCAAGGGCACCTTTGAACACCAGTCCTAAAACCTTGCAAAGCATCCTTAGACAGTTCTTCCCAGAACAAACTTGACTAAACCTACAACAACCTGCGGAGAGCTTAGTTTACACATAATCCTCCTCTAAGGACAAATATGAACTCAAATCATCATTGTGGTCCTGCAAGGCGTCCACCATGACAGGCCAGCTACAGCTGTGTACCCTAATACAACATGGTAGTAATAGGGATTTTGTAAGAGACAGTCTTTGATGACCAGGTTCCAGAGTAGACGTTCAAGGCTTCACCCATACTTTTTCTATTAGAGCAATCTTAGGGTTACAGGCTAGGACTCCATTTATTACCGAATTAAGTGTTTTGTTACTGCCCCATTTTTTTGTCCACGTATCCTGGTGGGCGCCTTGCAATGCCGCAGCAGTGATTTTGTTGGCCGGACATGTCTGGTTTAGTAAATGTAGTGTTTTCTACGGATGAGATTGAGAATCTCTAAATCCCCCTTTATTCCTCTTAGTGAAATGTCCAAGCAAATAAGGTCTAAATTAACCATCGTGTTCACAAAATATTCATGTTCTATCTACTCAACCTACCTCTTCTCATTACATGAAATGAGATGGGCAGTGTTACTAGGTGGCACATAATCAAATGCCCGCGTTGCCTCCTTGGTTGTCTATATGTCTATAACTGTCTGTTCTCCAAGTCTTAAAGTGTTTTataaaattagaaaaacatggctgctttctgccataaacagcgccacccttgtccataggctgtgtgcagtattgcagctcagtcccattcatatAAATCAGGCTGAGATACAATATCACAAACAGCCTACGGACAAGAGTGAaaccatttctgttttttttattctcatacaagccctttaaatatcATTACAACAATAAGTTGGAGACTGAAATTCACTTGaattgggactgagctgcaatatcaggcatAACCTATGGTcaggagcagtgttgcactaactgaaccagtagaaccttgtttcgggtcgaactttgctaaaatttcAGTTCGGCACAAGCCTGAATCGAGCTTTAGCAGAGTTCTACTGGTTCCGTTCGCTCATCCCTTATCCTCAAACTGGTGTATATCACTGCTTAATagccataaaagtcctgtataGGACTCAGAGTATTACATggggcttttatagctcttatTGTTATACATcagttatacatcagttttaggggtttcGGTGAGCGATCaaactttttgcagaagtttgtcaaactggccaaaccaaactcttcaaaagtttgctcatcgctAGTCAAAAGTGACTGCTATCAGTTCATTCtgtcttaaggtacctttacacgggcgaATAGCCGCCCAAATAACTGCTTTCTGGCagattttctttccttttccagtTTAAATATGTGAAAAATGTATCAAAGGTCACATGATGTGGAGTGACTTTGTACACCACACAGTTAGTAGGGTGAGATTGCACAaacattttgcaatttttttttaaagtcgcaTGTCATAACTGTctttgcaaataaggaaaatggaacaatacctctgtagcgccatctattggaaggcagcattcctgcaaatcaatgtcagatgcTTTATACAAGTCTGtattagggcgcggtcacacgagcgtaggcgtatttatgttcgcacgtgcgcagcgtttaatcgccagaAAGaatgtttttcggcgatcatgaccagagctagaaagcgtattttcgtttgttcctactttgcaaactatcttttcggccatcgaatatgcgttggcgcgtatttcggtcgcatatgttcctttttttcgggttgccgtttttactcGCCGTAAAATCgaccgtgcgaacgaatacattggaaaccattgcctcagatggtcacgtttatacgattgggcgcaaaagcacgccgtttatgcgctcgtgtgaacgcacccttagggtgactacccactacagttttttttttcactgagaaattcgcagcgtttttttttttctgcaggggtctatgggacttgtaatgttaaaatcacgatttcggggtaaattgcgattttacaagccccatagacccctgcagaaaaaaaaatgctgcgaatttcgcagggaaaaaaactgtagtgggtagtcaccctaaggctggattcagacgaccgtatatcggctcggttttcacgctaagccgatatacggtgtcctcatctgcagggggggggaggatggaagagccaggagcaggaactgagctcccgcctcctctccaccccctctctgcccctctgcactatttgcaataaaaggaggtgggatggaggcggggctaagttctgagaattagccccacccccatcccgcctctcctcattgcaaatagtgcagaggggcggaaaggaggtagagagggggcgggagctcagaacactgctcctggttcttccaggctcccccccccctgcagagagagacgacgtatatcggctgggcgtgaaaacccagctgatatacggtcgtctgaatccagcctaacagtgattgggaattgaaaacgagaagccagaaatccatacacagacagctgtttcggggtgtttgtccctcatcagagtgcaggtttctggcttggctagtgagaggcctgtgatgtgggttgggaaaggtatcatttctccttaagaatAGATGAAACCTTTCCTGATAATTGTCTCTAAAAACCTCCCTCCTCTCAAACCCCACCACCTtatctagacacttttgaaaaatggagtgtGAGGCGTAACGTGTTTTTTTGGCACAAATAAATAGtaaatttgtttaaaaaggtgcaatttacaccagaattctggcacaacaCCAATAATAAAAGTGCCCCAGTGCTTCAATACCAATCAGATTATTTAATTGTCAAAATCCATATTCTCTGATTTTTTCTTGAGAGAATTTCACAAAATGATATCTCTCACTTGGGCTTTTTTCATGCAACGATTTTCCCTCCAGTGCCAAGGATCCCGATTATCTACCCAGGTAAAAAGACCGATGGACGGAAACCATATGAAACAGACACCAAAGATATCACCTTCTCATGCAAAGTACACTATGGGGAGAATCATTAAGACTGTCGTTTCATAGACCGCTCTTAATATTGTTACCGGCAGTGCATGATGTGTCTTATATATGAAATGGCTTATCCTTTTCCTATATTAGacgcatcctggctcctccctgcaccgacacagaaatgtatgccaggtacGATCGGGcatagatttctggtataatttatgccatacCCTCTCCTGACAAGCCACGCCCATTTTCTGGAAAGAGGCTTAGATCAGCTTGCAGTCACAAAATCGCAACAGTTTTGTGTGAGCAAGCATTGCGCAAATTGTAGTGACTTTTTATACCAGTATATGTCCTAAAATGCTATGAAATTTCACCCTATGGTTCCATCTGAGTTTTCGGCCCTATGCAGCGTGAAAAGAGCCTTAGTGTCCTGTTATGGAGGCATTATATGGTGGCACACAGAATACTTATGACTCCATAGGTTCCGTGATGTGTATAAAGCCTAAGGGTGTTGCCTATATCTGAATAAGTACTGTAAGACCAGTCAACTTTCAGCTTATAGAATGTGGTAAAATGTGTATTCTAAATGGTTTGAGTAGAAACAGAACCTTCTTATAGGAATTTTCTGAGACTTTATTacttatgacctatccttaggataggtcatcaatagtttgatTGCTGGGGTCCACCAGTCGGGATCCCGACAGAGCCAGAAACAGATATTTCTATACATACTGCAGCAGTTTagttggaacaggttgccacgggagatggtgagttctccttcattggaagtgttcaaacagaggctggacaaatatctgtctgggatgatttagtgaattctgcactgagcagggggttggacccgatgaccctggaggttccttccaactctaccattctatgattccataaTTCTACTTCATTAATGTGAGCAACGCCTGCTATACCAAGCTGGAATAGTGCAATgtagacagcactatctgcttccagctctgtctgcactgcagccggctgggtgaacagctgatcgtcaggtattccaagtggcagaccctgctgatcaactattgatgatctttcttgaggataggttgtcaatagtaaagtcctggaGAACCACTTTAAAAAGATCTGCCTGTTTTAGTAAAGTATTTGGCCTGATATAACAATTTTGTAGCATGTTTTCTTAAAAACTGTACATTGCGCcaatcctctgttattcctcatgGGAATAAGGGTATTGCTATTATCAAGCATCTGAGGTTTAAAGAgtttgtctggttgtaaactattgatggcctgtcgtTGAGATATGTCATCAGTACTAGAGTGGCGGGGGTTTATTACCTGGGACCGCCTGCCAATCAGCTGCGCTGGTGCACTCATGTAGTGAACCAGCACATCAGTGTTagtgcaaacaaaactatttgctatacaatattcttctggggtccaaattcagttaGAGAATAGGTCGAGCTCAAGAAATAACTCTCACCACAACACCACTGAGCGTGATCAATGTTATCTCTTTATCAATTGAcaagcagcagtttttatagaggcacatgcattgattacaataattcaaatctattataattcatttattatcattggttgataaaaataaacacaatatgaatatgcaagaaaaggaatttaacatctaaaatgctagGCAAACGCAGAAGAATCACACATGATTAActtctcatagtaacatagtaacatagtatgtaaggccgaatgaagacattgtccatctagtccagcctgtctatcctactgtgttgatccagaggaaggcaaaaaaccccaaggccagaagccaattagcccttttgggggaaaaaattccttcccgactccctaatggcaatcagactgttccctggatcaacccctaatatttcctacctgcctgtataccaggattgacacttaacctaatatttatatcctgtaatatacttcttctccagaaagacatcaagtccccttttaaactcctctatcgattttgccatcaccacttcctccggtagagagttccacagtctaactgctcttacagtaaagaacccctttctgtgttggtgatgaaacctactttcctctaatcgtagcggatgtcctcttgttacctttgtggtcctgggtgtaaacagatcttgggagagatccatgtgttgtcccctcatgtacttatacatggttatttggtcgcctcttaaccttcttttttctagagtaaatagtcccaatttggatagcctctctgggtattccagtcccgtcattccatgtattagtttagttgcccttctttgaaccccttcaagcactgtgacatctttcctgagcaccggtgtccagaattgtacgcagtattccatgtgaggcctgacaagtaccttatatagtggaaggataatgttctcgtccttcgcccctatacctcttttaatgcaccccaagactttatttgcctttgcagcagctgactggcattggttactccagtttagtctattatccactaatacccctagatccttttccatatcacttttccccagcggtaccccattaagtgaatatttgtgacatccgttcctcctgcccatgtgcatagtcttacatttttctcaGAACACAAAAGAACAGTAATTCTAAAtaaataagttgtttagagagaatattttggaacatatgtgaacagctaaGAACTTGTCATCTTGACCCGCCAGCCAGTCTAAACGCTACATAGCTATTTCCTGCAGCTCTGGCCTTAGTTATTCACTGAAGGCTTTTTGAGTAActatttaatatccataaattctcaagaaagaggacaaatgaatataatgaaaagaAGCATATAGGATGGCTACCTGACACAAAATGActatgcacagaatagaacatggagtcatattcatttcactaacatcgGACTGGCAGACAGCAGATCAGCAGAGGGTCCCAAGCAATGgactcctgccaatctactactgataacttatcctgagggtaagcaatcaatagtttacaactgtccAACCCTTTTAAGCACAGACTTTTTGATCTGATGCCCTGGATTTTTGGGCAAGTACCACTGTCAACTATATCTGCAATCTCATTGACTCTTCCATCAGACTCATGGAGCAGGTAAGAACAATGACATCACTTTATCATTCCATTCTGTTCTGGGGTCCTTTTGTGGTATCTTGCAGAGTAAAGTCCTAACCTGTAGCTAACAAAATACACCAACATATATCAAGAGACATGACACCGACACAGTCTGCCTGTGCCAATCCGTAACTGCCCGGGCTGGAACAGACTTGAAGATTGCTCTGCTCCATTTGTCATAGGAAAGAGGCTAGGTGAATATAAATCATAATATTTCAAGGACCACTAATACTGGGAGAGATGAATAAGAAGACACTGTGTGATTAAAGGAGCATCATTACACTGTTGGGGAAACTTAGGGGACATCATTATTGTGTTAGGGACACAAATACTGTGGGATGGACAGTATAATAATGGGGTGGGGTGGACTAATGGAGCATTATCACTATGTGGGGACTCAAAGGGGGAAACTATTAATGtgtagggcttaaaggggttgtcccgcgaaacaaagtgggggtatacacttctgtatggccatattaatgcactttgtaatgtacattgtgcattaattatgagccatacagaagttatcagaagttattcacttacctgttccgttgctagcgtcctcgtctccatggtgccgtctaattttcagcgtctaatcgccggattagacgcgcttgcgcagtccggtcttcttcttttctgaatggggccgctcgtgccggagagcggctccttgtagctccgcccgtcacgtgccgattccagccaatcaggaggctggaattggcaatggaccgcacagaagccctgcggtccaccgagggtgaagatcccggcggccatcttcaccaggtaagtaagaagtcaccggagcgcggggattcaggtaagcactgcccggttttcttttttaacccctgcatcgggtttgtctcgcgccgaacggggggactattgaaaaaaaaaaaaactcgtttcggcgcgggacaacccctttaaaagaagcaCTATTGCATTATTAGAAGATTAGGACACATATGGAGCTCTACTATGGTATGAGGGTAactaagagggcactattactgtgtgtgaCACAAAGAAAGACACTATTAGTATGTGGGGTTTTAGAGGATCACTAAATGGAGCACATTTGCCATCTGGGATACTATCTGTTTGCCACTTTTTTTCAGGAGCACTATTTCTGCGGCGCTATTACTGCAGCAGGAGGGCAATGATAAAGGGGGAAGCAAGATGGGATGATTGTGTAGAGATTGAGGATGTGATGAGAAAGTGAAGAGCCAGTATCTCTGAAGAGGCCGGGTGTGGACAATATGGCGGTCTGGGCCAAATGGAGAAAAATATTAAGAGGAGAGACTTCaagagaagacatcacctgtgagtcactgaaTTTAATTGTACTGTACAGTGTGATTACATGATTATACTCTGCAGAGCACCAGTGtagaactaccgtgtttcccccaaaataagaccttatcttatattaatttttgcccccaaaagaggcactaggtct
This genomic interval carries:
- the LOC136588423 gene encoding keratin, type I cytoskeletal 47 kDa-like isoform X1 yields the protein MSNQYQRSGGVSRSYGSNSSSSYSFNASSSSQRQQHVGGGGGIGFGGGQGGACFTGGYGGNSGGNFGGAVSGGSYGGGTGVVYGGSSGGGYAGGSGGGFGGSSGGGYGGGSGGGFGGGSGGGFGSGGFGGGYGGGSTGGGFGGGGFGGNDGLLPGDEKQTMQNLNDRLASYLDKVRALEASNTDLEAKIKDWYEKNGSGSTTTTEGKDYSQYFQTIQDLQTQIETATADNASVLLAIDNARLAADDFRMKYESELNLCKSVEADTNGLRKVLDDLTLSKSDLEMQIESLTEELALLQKNHDEDTKSNQGTTAGQVNVEMDAAPGKDLTKILNDMRSEYEALAEKNRKDAEDLYNKQSSQISQQINVGVQQEQSNKTEITDLKRTLQSLEMELQSQYAMKQSLEQSLAEKEGSYCQQISQIQVVISSVEEQLEQIKDEMTCQKTEYDALLDVKVRLEQEIATYQQLLEQGDSDAGQATSQGSTTATTTQGSRAGSTSVSSSRASTTQSSRSTPSTSQTSRAGSTGSGSGGSSASDTSGSRGSTGSRVSSQTPTTPSSSSTRSQPSSSSSGSVSSGGSTSSASSTSSTASARSGGQSSSTPTTSNTADARSGAQSSSTPTTAGARSGGQSPSASSTSDTSEGKTRRTVVKTETYVDGNIVETKTEEIEETVKH
- the LOC136588423 gene encoding keratin, type I cytoskeletal 47 kDa-like isoform X2, producing MSNQYQRSGGVSRSYGSNSSSSYSFNASSSSQRQQHVGGGGGIGFGGGQGGACFTGGYGGNSGGNFGGAVSGGSYGGGTGVVYGGSSGGGYAGGSGGGFGGSSGGGYGGGSGGGFGGGSGGGFGSGGFGGGYGGGSTGGGFGGGGFGGNDGLLPGDEKQTMQNLNDRLASYLDKVRALEASNTDLEAKIKDWYEKNGSGSTTTTEGKDYSQYFQTIQDLQTQIETATADNASVLLAIDNARLAADDFRMKYESELNLCKSVEADTNGLRKVLDDLTLSKSDLEMQIESLTEELALLQKNHDEDTKSNQGTTAGQVNVEMDAAPGKDLTKILNDMRSEYEALAEKNRKDAEDLYNKQSSQISQQINVGVQQEQSNKTEITDLKRTLQSLEMELQSQYAMKQSLEQSLAEKEGSYCQQISQIQVVISSVEEQLEQIKDEMTCQKTEYDALLDVKVRLEQEIATYQQLLEQGDSDAGQATSQGSTTATTTQGSRAGSTSVSSSRASTTQSSRSTPSTSQTSRAGSTGSGSGGSSASDTSGSRGSTGSRVSSQTPTTPSSSSTRSQPSSSSSGSEKLGGQS